From the Rhodococcus sp. NBC_00297 genome, one window contains:
- a CDS encoding TIGR03089 family protein, protein MTSGGTTLTDALLGPILAADAAGPRITYYDDSTGERIELSALTLANWAAKTANFLRDELGVSPGDVVSVVLPAHWQTASVLLGAWWAGAEVTLRPDPDAAVALVTASGVETADAGEVAALSLDPFGRPVDDLPLGVTDYATSVRVHGDQFVPVGAGPALEGRSVQDVLTDAQGRAAARGLSATDRVLATGSWDDADGLLDGLVAVLAAGASLVQVTALDPAALDRRVATEKVTTVLE, encoded by the coding sequence ATGACCTCAGGTGGCACGACGCTCACGGACGCGCTTCTCGGACCAATCCTCGCGGCGGACGCGGCGGGACCGCGCATCACCTACTACGACGACTCGACCGGTGAGCGCATCGAGTTGTCCGCGCTGACTCTGGCCAACTGGGCCGCGAAGACGGCCAACTTCCTCAGAGACGAGCTCGGTGTGTCGCCCGGCGACGTCGTCAGCGTCGTGCTCCCCGCGCACTGGCAGACCGCCTCGGTGCTGCTCGGCGCGTGGTGGGCCGGCGCCGAGGTGACTCTCCGGCCCGATCCGGACGCGGCGGTCGCCCTGGTGACCGCCTCGGGTGTGGAGACCGCCGACGCCGGTGAGGTGGCCGCACTGTCGCTCGACCCGTTCGGTCGGCCCGTCGACGACCTCCCCCTCGGAGTCACCGACTACGCGACGTCGGTTCGCGTGCACGGCGATCAGTTCGTTCCCGTCGGCGCCGGGCCGGCCCTGGAGGGTCGCTCCGTCCAGGACGTCCTGACCGATGCACAGGGCCGCGCCGCAGCGCGCGGACTGTCGGCGACGGACCGGGTTCTCGCGACCGGGTCGTGGGACGACGCCGACGGCCTGCTCGACGGTCTCGTCGCGGTGCTCGCGGCCGGCGCGTCACTGGTTCAGGTGACCGCGCTGGACCCGGCGGCACTCGATCGCCGCGTCGCCACGGAGAAGGTCACGACGGTCCTCGAGTGA
- a CDS encoding cytochrome P450/oxidoreductase, with protein MSVRDTIITKTQALVPMERQIQGLHLWQRAKRLVVSDGQPHFRESAIPDVAELDLTEIDVSNPFLWRQGSWEAYFRRLRDESPVHFRADSAFGPFWSVTRYDDIVAVDRDFETFSAEPQIILGTPPEGLDIEMFIAMDPPRHDQQRAAVQGVVAPRNLEEMEGLIRSRVAEVLDELPVGEPFDWVDRVSIELTSRMLATLLDFPYEERRKLVEWTDLVAASASATGGSTDTDAAYRAAAEAARSFSALWHDKAARLAAGEKPGYDLITLMQLSEDTKDLIDRPMEFLGNIVLLVVGGNDTTRNSMTGGLLALNQFPEQFDRLRADPGLVPKMVHEILRWQTPLAYMRRIATRDTVLNGQFVREGDKVVMWYASANRDERTFDDPDSFVIDRRNARHHLAFGIGTHRCMGSRLAEMQLRILWEELLTRFDDIEVLAEPTRVQSNFVRGYSSMMVTTTPKGGERRRHGTYRTDRKAAGAAPVVDTSTVTPPRQRRDGDGAERTQLDVRVAHRRTAAEGVVELVLTDAAGGSLPSWTPGAHVELMLRPDLVRHYSLCGDTADESSWTIAVLREPDGRGGSAHVHDHLPEGATLRARGPLNHFALDPAPSYLFIAGGIGITPIRAMIAAARAGGAEWNLVYAGRSRSSMAFLDEFDGDDRVTVWAKDERGERVDLDTVLGEPRPETLIYCCGPGPLLDAVENACAAWPDGSLHLERFAAETVEAPDDALDSFEVECARSGVTVTVPDGTSIFDAVEKAGADVIGSCMEGICGTCEADVLSGTPDHRDSVLSRRERERGDTVMMCVSRSLSSKLVLDL; from the coding sequence ATGAGCGTTCGCGACACGATCATCACGAAAACACAGGCACTGGTCCCGATGGAGCGTCAGATCCAGGGACTGCATCTGTGGCAGCGCGCGAAGAGGCTCGTGGTGAGCGACGGGCAGCCCCACTTCCGTGAGTCCGCGATCCCCGACGTGGCGGAGCTGGATCTGACCGAGATCGATGTCAGCAACCCGTTCCTGTGGCGGCAGGGATCGTGGGAGGCCTATTTCCGGAGACTGCGAGACGAGTCGCCCGTGCACTTCCGGGCCGACAGCGCGTTCGGGCCGTTCTGGTCCGTCACGCGCTACGACGACATCGTCGCAGTCGACCGGGATTTCGAGACGTTCTCGGCGGAACCGCAGATCATCCTGGGCACACCGCCGGAGGGTCTCGACATCGAGATGTTCATCGCGATGGACCCGCCGCGCCACGATCAGCAGCGCGCCGCGGTGCAAGGCGTCGTCGCACCTCGGAATCTGGAGGAGATGGAGGGTCTCATCCGCTCGCGGGTCGCGGAGGTCCTCGACGAGCTCCCGGTGGGCGAGCCCTTCGACTGGGTCGACCGGGTCAGCATCGAGTTGACCTCGCGGATGCTCGCGACGCTGCTCGACTTCCCGTACGAGGAACGTCGGAAGTTGGTCGAGTGGACCGATCTGGTGGCCGCGAGCGCGTCGGCCACCGGCGGGTCCACCGACACGGACGCGGCGTATCGGGCCGCGGCGGAAGCAGCGCGCAGTTTCAGTGCGCTGTGGCACGACAAGGCGGCGCGCCTCGCAGCCGGCGAGAAGCCCGGGTACGACCTCATCACCCTCATGCAGCTCTCGGAGGACACGAAGGACCTGATCGACCGCCCGATGGAGTTCCTGGGCAACATCGTCCTGCTCGTCGTCGGAGGCAACGACACCACCCGCAATTCGATGACGGGCGGACTGCTGGCCCTGAACCAGTTCCCGGAGCAGTTCGATCGCCTGCGCGCCGATCCGGGCCTGGTACCGAAGATGGTCCACGAGATCCTGCGGTGGCAGACGCCCCTCGCCTACATGCGCCGCATCGCGACTCGAGACACCGTCCTGAACGGTCAGTTCGTCCGCGAGGGCGACAAGGTCGTCATGTGGTACGCCTCGGCCAACCGCGACGAGCGCACGTTCGACGACCCGGACAGCTTCGTGATCGACCGGCGCAACGCACGGCATCACCTCGCGTTCGGCATCGGCACCCACCGCTGCATGGGAAGTCGGCTCGCGGAGATGCAGCTGCGAATCCTCTGGGAGGAGCTGCTGACGCGCTTCGACGACATCGAGGTCCTCGCGGAGCCGACGCGCGTGCAGTCCAACTTCGTTCGTGGCTACAGCTCCATGATGGTGACGACGACACCGAAGGGCGGGGAGCGTCGACGGCACGGCACCTACCGCACCGACCGGAAGGCCGCCGGCGCCGCTCCCGTGGTGGACACGTCCACCGTCACGCCCCCTCGGCAGCGCCGCGACGGCGACGGAGCAGAGCGGACGCAGCTCGATGTGCGGGTCGCGCACCGGCGTACCGCGGCGGAGGGCGTCGTCGAACTCGTCCTCACCGATGCCGCCGGCGGATCGCTGCCGTCCTGGACGCCCGGCGCGCACGTCGAACTGATGCTGCGCCCCGACCTGGTCAGGCACTACTCACTCTGTGGGGACACCGCCGACGAGTCCTCGTGGACGATCGCGGTCCTGCGCGAGCCGGACGGCCGCGGCGGCTCGGCGCACGTGCACGACCACCTGCCGGAGGGAGCCACTCTGCGAGCACGAGGGCCGCTCAACCACTTCGCACTCGATCCCGCACCGAGCTATCTCTTCATCGCCGGCGGCATCGGCATCACACCGATCCGCGCCATGATCGCCGCTGCCCGAGCCGGCGGCGCCGAGTGGAACCTGGTGTACGCCGGTCGATCTCGTTCGTCCATGGCGTTCCTCGACGAGTTCGACGGCGACGACCGCGTGACGGTCTGGGCCAAGGACGAACGCGGCGAGCGTGTCGATCTCGACACCGTGCTGGGTGAGCCCCGGCCCGAGACCCTGATCTACTGCTGCGGGCCCGGCCCGCTCCTCGATGCCGTGGAGAACGCGTGCGCGGCGTGGCCGGACGGGAGCCTGCACCTGGAGCGTTTCGCGGCCGAGACCGTCGAGGCACCCGACGACGCGCTCGACTCGTTCGAGGTCGAGTGCGCGCGCTCGGGGGTGACCGTCACCGTCCCCGACGGCACGTCGATCTTCGACGCCGTCGAGAAGGCCGGTGCCGACGTCATCGGGTCGTGTATGGAAGGCATCTGCGGGACGTGCGAGGCCGACGTCCTGAGCGGCACTCCCGACCACCGCGACTCCGTGCTGTCGCGTCGCGAACGCGAACGCGGGGACACGGTCATGATGTGTGTCTCGCGGTCGCTGTCGTCGAAGCTGGTGCTCGACCTGTAG
- a CDS encoding LCP family protein, protein MAVALFSAGALLVTGVAWQSIDSLRSNLATVSNLDLGDGADGAVDILLVGTDSRTDAHGNALSQNELDSLRAGDEVANNTDTIILIRVPNDGSSASAISIPRDAYVNVPGIGDSKINAAYGATKEEKRLELVESGVPDAEADSESTLAGRKALIDSVAGLTGVTVDHYAEVGLLGFVLLTDAVGGVDVCLNAPVDEPLSGARFAAGQQTLSGADALSFVRQRHDLPRGDLDRIVRQQVFMASLVRKVLSARTLSNPGTLGQLGSAVQRSVTIDDDWDVLDFATKLQDVAGGAVTFDTIPVADINGVTDYGESIVAVDPVEVQTWVRGLIGDAAPSESVTPTPTVPDIDASSVTVDVANDSGVDGLASSVSDTLSGEGFVPGEVGNNEGASVDRTTVYAASSDGDAAAAVAARVGTDRTETDDSLPSGTVRVVLASDYSAPAAAGSLPAGVSPAGDTATPAPAAADPIDAGSTGPQCVN, encoded by the coding sequence ATAGCCGTCGCACTGTTCTCCGCCGGCGCGTTGCTGGTGACGGGTGTGGCATGGCAGAGCATCGACTCGCTGCGCAGCAACCTCGCGACGGTGTCGAACCTCGATCTCGGCGACGGGGCCGACGGTGCGGTCGACATCCTGCTCGTGGGCACCGACAGCAGAACCGACGCGCACGGCAACGCCCTCTCGCAGAACGAGCTCGACTCGCTCCGCGCCGGCGACGAGGTGGCCAACAACACCGACACCATCATTCTGATCCGCGTTCCCAACGACGGATCGTCCGCGTCGGCGATCTCCATCCCGCGCGACGCCTACGTGAACGTGCCCGGCATCGGCGACAGCAAGATCAATGCCGCGTACGGAGCCACCAAGGAGGAGAAGCGCCTCGAACTCGTCGAGAGCGGGGTGCCCGACGCCGAGGCCGACAGCGAGTCGACGCTCGCGGGCCGCAAGGCGCTCATCGACTCCGTCGCGGGCCTCACCGGCGTGACGGTCGATCACTACGCCGAGGTCGGGCTGCTCGGATTCGTCCTGCTCACCGATGCCGTCGGCGGCGTCGACGTGTGTCTGAACGCGCCGGTCGACGAGCCCCTCTCGGGCGCGCGCTTCGCGGCCGGGCAGCAGACGCTCTCGGGTGCCGACGCACTCAGCTTCGTGCGCCAGCGCCACGATCTCCCCCGTGGCGATCTCGACCGCATCGTCCGTCAGCAGGTGTTCATGGCGTCGCTGGTCCGCAAGGTGCTCAGCGCCCGCACGCTCAGCAACCCCGGCACGTTGGGGCAGCTCGGGTCGGCCGTGCAGCGCTCCGTCACCATCGACGACGACTGGGACGTCCTCGACTTCGCCACGAAGTTGCAGGACGTCGCCGGCGGCGCGGTCACCTTCGACACCATTCCCGTCGCGGACATCAACGGCGTCACCGACTACGGCGAGTCGATCGTCGCGGTCGACCCCGTCGAGGTCCAGACGTGGGTGCGAGGCCTGATCGGCGACGCGGCGCCGTCCGAGAGCGTGACGCCGACGCCCACCGTTCCCGACATCGACGCCTCGAGTGTCACCGTGGACGTCGCGAACGACAGCGGCGTCGACGGTCTGGCGTCCTCGGTCTCCGACACTCTGTCGGGCGAGGGCTTCGTTCCGGGCGAGGTCGGCAACAACGAGGGTGCGAGCGTCGACCGGACCACCGTGTACGCCGCGTCGTCGGACGGTGACGCCGCGGCGGCCGTCGCCGCGCGAGTGGGCACCGACCGGACCGAGACCGACGACTCGCTGCCGTCCGGGACCGTGCGCGTCGTGCTGGCCTCCGACTACTCCGCTCCCGCGGCGGCGGGCTCACTTCCGGCCGGTGTCTCGCCCGCAGGCGACACCGCTACCCCGGCTCCCGCGGCCGCGGACCCGATCGACGCCGGGTCCACGGGCCCCCAGTGCGTCAACTGA
- a CDS encoding GtrA family protein, which yields MPLIDRVVAGIPQPFRSIALRHSELIKFAIVGATTMVFDLAIFYSLSLTVLESKPVVAKIFSGVMATILSYILNREWSFKNRGGRERHHEALLFFTISGIGVILAAAPLWIANNVFDIREGQTTLTALIIIDFVLNYVIGNLLQMVFRFWALRRFAFPDENGRGIIANPLIEDEPDPDLDPDVDPDDEQTQFMGHS from the coding sequence GTGCCTCTGATCGACCGTGTGGTTGCCGGTATCCCGCAGCCGTTCCGAAGCATCGCCCTCCGCCACTCCGAACTGATCAAGTTCGCGATCGTCGGCGCGACCACGATGGTGTTCGACCTCGCGATCTTCTACTCACTGAGCCTCACCGTGCTCGAGTCGAAGCCCGTCGTCGCCAAGATCTTCTCCGGCGTGATGGCGACGATTCTCAGCTACATCCTCAACCGCGAGTGGTCGTTCAAGAACCGTGGTGGCCGCGAGCGTCATCACGAGGCGCTGTTGTTCTTCACCATCAGTGGCATCGGCGTCATCCTCGCCGCCGCTCCGCTCTGGATCGCGAACAACGTCTTCGACATCCGCGAGGGACAGACCACCCTTACCGCGTTGATCATCATCGACTTCGTCCTCAACTACGTCATCGGCAATCTGCTGCAGATGGTCTTCCGATTCTGGGCACTGCGTCGCTTCGCGTTCCCGGACGAGAACGGCCGCGGGATCATCGCGAATCCGCTGATCGAGGACGAGCCGGACCCCGATCTCGATCCCGACGTCGACCCGGACGACGAGCAGACTCAGTTCATGGGTCACAGCTGA
- the crcB gene encoding fluoride efflux transporter CrcB yields MTVAAVLLAGALGAVVRFVVDGEVTARFGRPFPLGTLIVNVSGSFLLGILAGLVLFAGRPAEWQAVAGTGFCGGYTTFSTASVQTVRLVQEGRHRAAAANAGTTVIASVLACAGGLALVWAASGGSSV; encoded by the coding sequence ATGACGGTCGCCGCGGTGCTGCTCGCGGGGGCGCTCGGGGCGGTGGTCCGCTTCGTCGTCGACGGCGAGGTGACGGCTCGTTTCGGTCGGCCGTTCCCCCTGGGGACTCTGATCGTCAACGTCAGTGGGTCGTTCCTTCTCGGCATCCTGGCCGGGCTCGTGCTGTTCGCCGGCCGGCCCGCCGAGTGGCAGGCCGTCGCCGGCACCGGGTTCTGCGGCGGGTACACCACGTTCAGCACCGCGAGCGTGCAGACGGTCCGACTCGTGCAGGAGGGTCGGCACCGGGCGGCCGCGGCGAACGCGGGGACCACCGTGATCGCCTCCGTCCTGGCCTGCGCCGGTGGACTGGCTCTCGTGTGGGCGGCGTCGGGTGGGAGCTCGGTGTGA
- the purE gene encoding 5-(carboxyamino)imidazole ribonucleotide mutase: MDENSNSTAVRVGIIMGSDSDWPVMEDAALAVAEFGVRFEVGVVSAHRTPQRMLDYARDAADRGIEVIIAGAGGAAHLPGMVASATPLPVIGVPVPLKYLDGMDSLLSIVQMPAGVPVATVSIGGARNAGLLAVRILGAADPQLRGRMAEFQRGLEQMVLDKDEALRRSLLE, translated from the coding sequence ATGGATGAGAACAGCAACAGCACGGCCGTCCGGGTCGGCATCATCATGGGCAGCGACTCGGACTGGCCGGTGATGGAGGACGCCGCCCTGGCGGTCGCCGAGTTCGGCGTCCGCTTCGAGGTGGGTGTGGTCTCCGCGCACCGGACGCCGCAGCGCATGCTCGACTACGCGCGGGACGCGGCGGACCGCGGAATCGAGGTGATCATCGCCGGCGCCGGCGGTGCCGCTCACCTGCCGGGCATGGTCGCCTCCGCGACGCCGCTCCCCGTCATCGGTGTCCCGGTTCCCCTGAAGTACCTCGACGGGATGGACTCGCTCCTGTCGATCGTCCAGATGCCGGCGGGGGTTCCCGTCGCGACGGTCTCCATCGGCGGCGCACGCAACGCCGGTCTGCTCGCCGTGCGCATTCTCGGTGCCGCCGATCCGCAGCTGCGTGGACGGATGGCCGAGTTCCAGCGCGGACTCGAGCAGATGGTGCTGGACAAGGACGAGGCGCTGCGTCGCAGTCTGCTGGAATGA
- the crcB gene encoding fluoride efflux transporter CrcB has translation MTASADSVRPLHRTPAALAAVVVGGAAGTGARYAGESWVPHSGTGWPWATFLINLSGAFVLGLLLEALARSGPDVGRRRWVRLVAGTGFCGAFTTYSTFALETVELVRDGAPTTALTYAAVGVVAGLICAWAGIVTGGTLHRRPRT, from the coding sequence ATGACCGCGTCCGCGGACTCGGTCCGTCCTCTGCACCGCACGCCCGCTGCCCTGGCCGCGGTCGTCGTCGGCGGTGCCGCGGGGACGGGTGCCCGCTACGCGGGGGAGTCCTGGGTGCCGCACTCCGGAACGGGATGGCCGTGGGCCACGTTCCTGATCAACCTGAGCGGTGCGTTCGTCCTCGGTCTGCTGCTGGAAGCGTTGGCGCGCTCGGGACCGGACGTCGGGCGGCGTCGGTGGGTGCGCCTGGTGGCGGGCACCGGTTTCTGTGGCGCGTTCACGACCTACAGTACGTTCGCCCTCGAGACGGTCGAGCTCGTCCGGGACGGCGCACCGACGACTGCACTGACCTACGCCGCCGTCGGAGTCGTGGCGGGACTGATCTGTGCCTGGGCGGGCATCGTGACCGGTGGCACGCTCCATCGGAGGCCACGCACATGA
- a CDS encoding 5-(carboxyamino)imidazole ribonucleotide synthase: MSGVTAGDTVNSDIPQQTPRTDPPRQRTSSLPVVAMVGGGQLARMTHQAAIELGQTLRVLAAGENDPAARVSADVVLGEHTDLAALRAVAAGADALTFDHEHVPTEHLDVLVAEGVNVQPPPEALIFAQDKLRMRVRLRELGLPVPDFTEVASVEDVVTFGDAHDWRIVIKAVRGGYDGRGVWMPDDADEARTVVSDQLAAGVPLMAEQRVDMARELSAMVARSPFGQGATWPVVETVQRSGQCAVVIAPAPGLSEDLAADAEHIALRIASELGVVGVMAVELFEKVDGTLSINELAMRPHNSGHWTQDGARTSQFEQHLRAVLDYPLGDCAPLAPVSVMANVLGAEEQPSSTMDERVHHLFARMPDAKVHLYDKGERKDRKIGHVNIVGPRNGSASDAEHVAEVRERAERAAHWLSHGVWTDGWDPHHG; encoded by the coding sequence ATGAGCGGCGTGACAGCAGGAGACACCGTGAATTCGGACATCCCCCAGCAGACCCCGCGCACCGACCCGCCGCGGCAGCGCACCTCGTCCCTGCCCGTCGTCGCGATGGTCGGCGGAGGACAGCTCGCACGGATGACCCACCAGGCCGCCATCGAGCTGGGCCAGACCCTGCGCGTGCTGGCGGCCGGGGAGAACGATCCGGCGGCTCGGGTGAGCGCCGACGTGGTGCTCGGCGAGCACACCGATCTCGCGGCACTGCGTGCGGTCGCCGCCGGTGCCGACGCGCTGACGTTCGATCACGAACACGTTCCCACCGAGCATCTCGACGTCCTCGTCGCCGAGGGCGTCAACGTCCAGCCGCCTCCCGAGGCGCTGATCTTCGCGCAGGACAAGCTGCGGATGCGCGTTCGCCTGCGGGAACTGGGACTACCGGTACCGGATTTCACGGAGGTGGCCTCCGTCGAGGACGTCGTCACCTTCGGTGACGCCCACGACTGGCGCATCGTGATCAAGGCCGTGCGCGGCGGCTACGACGGTCGCGGCGTCTGGATGCCCGACGACGCCGACGAGGCGCGCACCGTGGTGTCCGACCAGCTCGCCGCCGGAGTGCCGCTGATGGCGGAACAGCGTGTCGACATGGCGCGCGAACTCTCGGCGATGGTCGCGCGGTCCCCGTTCGGGCAGGGAGCGACCTGGCCCGTCGTCGAGACCGTGCAGCGGTCCGGACAGTGCGCCGTCGTCATCGCACCCGCTCCCGGCCTGTCCGAGGACCTGGCTGCGGACGCCGAGCACATCGCGCTCCGCATCGCGTCCGAGCTGGGTGTGGTGGGAGTCATGGCCGTGGAGCTGTTCGAGAAGGTCGACGGCACCCTGTCGATCAACGAACTCGCCATGCGCCCGCACAACTCGGGCCACTGGACGCAGGACGGTGCCCGGACCTCGCAGTTCGAGCAGCACCTGCGCGCGGTGCTCGACTATCCCCTCGGTGACTGCGCGCCTCTCGCGCCGGTGTCCGTCATGGCCAACGTCCTCGGCGCCGAGGAGCAGCCGTCCTCGACCATGGACGAGCGGGTGCATCACCTGTTCGCGCGGATGCCCGACGCCAAGGTGCACCTCTACGACAAGGGTGAGCGCAAGGACCGCAAGATCGGCCACGTCAACATCGTGGGCCCGCGGAACGGCTCCGCGTCGGATGCCGAGCACGTCGCCGAGGTCCGGGAGCGTGCCGAGCGTGCCGCGCACTGGCTCTCGCACGGCGTCTGGACCGACGGATGGGATCCGCATCATGGATGA